The Candidatus Endomicrobium procryptotermitis genomic interval AAATGCAAATTTCTTGAAAATGTAAACAAAAAATTAGGATTTAGCATTGAAATTCTTAATGAAAGGGCTGAAGAAGTAGGTCAAAATGCAGATCACCGGCAAAAATACGATATTGTTTTATCGCGTGCAGTAAGTAAATTTTCTCCTAATCTCGAAATTTCAATACCTTTACTGAAGATAGGCGGATATTTTATAGTCTATAAAACAAAGAATTCAGCACAAAGCAAGGAAGAAGGGATACCTTCAATCGAAAACGCATTACGGCATCTCGGAGCCAAACTTGAACACGTAATGCCGTATAATCTACCGGAACAAAATTTGGATTATTGCATTTTAATATTTAAAAAATATAAAGATACACCTATGCAGTTTCCGAGAAAGCCCGGAATTCCAGAAAAAAAACCTTTGTAAAAATTTTCAAGCTGAATATATCGAAGCACAAAAGCCGCCTGAATTATAAAACCTAGCGACTTTTAAAAAAATATATTAAATTAATCTAGATATTCACGTAGTGTTTTGCTTCTGGTTGGGTGCCTCAGTTTTCTTATGGCTTTGGATTCAATTTGTCTTACTCTTTCTCTTGTTACACCAAATTTCTTACCAACCTCTTCCAACGTGCTCGGATACCCAACGCCTATGCCATATCTTAAACTTATAATTTCCGCTTCTCTAGGGGTTAAAGAATTAAGCACTTTTTGAAGTTCAAGCTGCAATCTGTATTGCTGGGTTTTTGCAACTGGGCTTGGGCTATGCTGATCTTCTATAAAATCCTCAAGCCGCGAATCCTCTTCCTCCCCGACGGGGGTGGCCAGAGAAACCGGCTCCTGCATCATTTTTAATATCCTTCTTATTCTATCGGTAGAAAGTCTCAAAGCTTTTGAATATTCTTCAATCGTTGGTTCTCTGCCTATATCCTGCTGATATTTCTTTTTCACCTTTGTGAGTTTTGAAATCAATTCTTTCATATGTACAGGAATTCTTATCGTCCTTGCCTGATCTGCAATCGCACGATTAATGGACTGTCTTATCCACCATGTTGCGTAAGTTGAAAATTTAAAACCCCGTTTCCATTCAAATTTTTCTACAGCCTTTGAAAGTCCTAAATTTCCTTCTTGAATCAAATCCGAAAGTTCCAAATTACTTATACCCACATGCTTTTTTGCTATGGAAACGACAAGTCTGAAATTTGCTTCTATAAGTTTCATCTTATCTCTGTGTATAATTTCTTCCAAATCTCTTATTTTTTTGTCGGTATCAATCATGGCTTCGGGAGAAATCACAAAACCATCTTTGAGATTTGCCTGTTTGGCTAAAGAAGCCTGTATGTTTTCCAAAGCCTCTTCAACCGGCGAAATGGGAGAACCCGTTTGTTTTTTAAATTCCGCGGCATTTATTTTTCCGGCTTTATATTGTTTAAACAAATTCTGCACTTTAGCCGGAGAATTTTTATACTTCCTTTCAAATCTTCTCAGTTCATCTTTAATTTCATTAAGTTTCTGCGCCGTAGTTTTAATTTTGTTGATAAGCCTTTTGATTTTATCCTGATTGAGATTAAGCCCAATAATAAGACTTATTATTTCTGTATGCAGCTGTTTGATTTTTGCTTCTATTTTCTCTTTCTCTTTTTGCGGCAGAGATTTCAGTTTAAATTTTGTCTCATAAGATTGAATGTTTTTTTCAATCTTATTAATATTTTGCACGGCTTTCTTTATTTTTACGCCCATTCCCCTGAGCTGTGCCTGCGATTTTCTTCCTCTCGGCATCAGTTCTTTCGGCGTCATTTCTTGCTGGCTTATCAAAGTTTCCCAGTTGCGTATTTCTTTTATAATAAGAGGTGACTCGAGAACTATAAATTTAAGCTTTTTCTCATTTTCCCTTATGTTTTTGGCAAGCTCGACTTCGACAGCTCTTTCCAAAAGAGGGACTTTTGCCATTTCACTCAAATACATTCTCACGGGATTTATGTCTTCATCTTCATTTGCGGCCTTTACCGTCTGTTCCACAGCTTCGCCTTGGTTTTTTTGGACTTTATCGGGTAAATATTCTTTATTGTCTATAACTTTAATACCCAAATCATCTAGAGTAACAAAAAAACTATCAATTTTTTCTGCAATCATAGATTTTTGCGGAATACTTTTGTTTATTTCTTCATAAGTAAGATATCCGTGTTCTTTACCAATGTCAATTAGCCCCTGAAATAAATCTTTCTTTGCCATTTTCATTTCCCCGACCCCTTTAAAATGATCGTTAATTCTTTATATTCTTTTATTACCTTATCATCAGTTTTAAGTTTTCCTTCGGTCATCAAAAGAATTTCTTTTTCAAGTTTGTGACGCCTTTTTTTAAGCTTACCGATATTTATATCTTTCAGAACTGTTCTGAAAGCTTCTTCGACGTCATTATATTCTATCGGCGACATAGTAAGTTCCGTGAACCATTCCGCATCGCTTTCCGACAACAAGTTTAAAATTTCGGTCTCGCTGCTTCCCGAAGCAATCATACCAAACACTCTAGCACATCTTGCATCAATAAAATCGTCTTGTGAAACATCTTCGACAAAATTTCTGTTCGTCAAAAGAATGTTAATAAGATTTTCTTCGAGTGATAGATCTATTTTTTTATTTTTGACAACGATGCTTGTAGCCGCGTCGTTTTCATGAGTATATTTTATAAGTTTCGCACGCTGCTTTTTTTTAAATTCACGCCAAACGGATTCCTCATTTACGCCTATTCTCTGCGAAAGAATTTTTACCCATTCTCTCTGCACTATTGAATTACCACTTTTTAAAACAAAATTCAAAAGAACCGAAACAGCTTTTGCTTTAGTTTCTGGAATATTTTTGTTTATTTCTAAAGAAACTCTGTCTATCATAAACTCTATTGCCGTCTTAGAACTTTTCTCGATAAGTTCTAGAAATTTATCTTTTCCATTCTCATTCAAATATTCGTCAGCGTCAATACCTTC includes:
- the rsmG gene encoding 16S rRNA (guanine(527)-N(7))-methyltransferase RsmG; the encoded protein is MNKLKLFELFYNYAVSNIITDFTRKQCEQFEIYYEELIEWNKMFNLISFKSENDLIYRHFCDSLYGAKAIKEEVSSTNKLEVADLGTGSGLPGIPVKIAIPEIKLTLIESITKKCKFLENVNKKLGFSIEILNERAEEVGQNADHRQKYDIVLSRAVSKFSPNLEISIPLLKIGGYFIVYKTKNSAQSKEEGIPSIENALRHLGAKLEHVMPYNLPEQNLDYCILIFKKYKDTPMQFPRKPGIPEKKPL